From Streptomyces sp. CMB-StM0423, a single genomic window includes:
- a CDS encoding magnesium transporter MgtE N-terminal domain-containing protein, whose translation MEGSLGLAEVVGRPLFGRHGEVVGRVSDVIVRLRGPEYPLVTGVVGELGQREVFVPADQVERWGAEGVTLTSGRLDVRAFERRGGEVLLRTDVLGHRLIDVREAEFVRVYDVLLEPVAAGWAVTRVGTRRRRPRWLRRGGRTGSGWRDWKSFEPLIGHAATVPGRRVHGRLGRLKPAVLADLLEEADRGESRDLLRAVGADPELEADVFEELEPDVQARLLLKRSDAEIAAVLERMAADDAADAVGELPQERRQPVLDALGAKQRLRVLTLLGFHPASAGGLMSLDVLTFPGSGTAEEAFAAVRDAGALQPESLTSVFVTAEDHRLAGVVPLVELVQADPARRLGDLADADPVRVGPDADVEDVALLMTDHNLLVVPVVDDGDRILGLITVDDVLEVIVPRDWRQRAGATRPPYRPPAPPPGSA comes from the coding sequence ATGGAGGGTTCCCTTGGGCTGGCGGAGGTCGTGGGCAGGCCGTTGTTCGGCCGGCACGGGGAGGTCGTCGGGCGGGTCTCGGACGTCATCGTGCGGCTGCGCGGACCGGAGTACCCGCTGGTGACGGGGGTGGTGGGGGAACTGGGCCAGCGCGAGGTGTTCGTGCCCGCCGACCAGGTGGAGCGGTGGGGCGCGGAGGGGGTGACCCTCACGAGCGGGCGGCTGGACGTGCGCGCGTTCGAGCGGCGCGGGGGCGAGGTGCTGCTCCGTACCGACGTGCTGGGGCACCGCCTGATCGACGTGCGGGAGGCCGAGTTCGTCCGGGTGTACGACGTGCTGCTGGAGCCGGTGGCCGCGGGCTGGGCGGTGACCAGGGTCGGCACCCGGCGGCGCCGGCCCCGCTGGCTGCGCCGCGGCGGCCGGACCGGTTCCGGCTGGCGGGACTGGAAGTCGTTCGAACCGCTGATCGGGCACGCCGCCACGGTGCCCGGCCGGCGGGTGCACGGCCGGCTGGGGCGGCTGAAGCCGGCCGTGCTGGCGGATCTGCTGGAGGAGGCGGACCGCGGCGAGTCGCGGGACCTCCTCCGGGCGGTCGGCGCGGACCCGGAGCTGGAAGCCGACGTGTTCGAGGAGCTGGAGCCGGACGTGCAGGCCCGGCTGCTGCTCAAGCGGTCGGACGCCGAGATCGCGGCGGTGCTGGAGCGGATGGCCGCGGACGACGCGGCCGACGCCGTGGGCGAGCTGCCGCAGGAGCGGCGGCAGCCCGTCCTGGACGCCCTGGGCGCCAAGCAGCGGCTGCGGGTGCTGACGCTGCTGGGGTTCCACCCGGCGAGCGCGGGCGGGCTGATGTCCCTGGACGTGCTGACGTTTCCCGGCTCGGGTACGGCCGAGGAGGCGTTCGCGGCGGTACGGGACGCCGGCGCGCTCCAGCCGGAGTCGCTGACGAGCGTCTTCGTGACGGCGGAGGACCACCGGCTGGCGGGGGTCGTACCGCTGGTGGAGCTCGTCCAGGCCGATCCCGCGCGGCGCCTGGGGGATCTGGCGGACGCGGATCCGGTACGGGTCGGTCCTGACGCCGACGTCGAGGACGTGGCCCTGCTGATGACGGACCACAACCTGCTGGTCGTCCCGGTCGTCGACGACGGGGACCGGATCCTGGGGCTGATCACCGTCGACGACGTGCTGGAGGTGATCGTGCCGCGGGACTGGCGGCAGCGGGCCGGGGCCACCCGCCCGCCGTACCGGCCGCCGGCCCCACCGCCCGGCTCCGCATGA